GTCAAACTTTTAAAATCAATACAAAAAGAAATGATAAAGATTATCCTCTTCATTCACATGATATTAATACAGCGATTGCTGGATATATTTTTCATCATACAACAAAAGATTTAAAAGTTGATGTTCATCATCCTGATATCATGATTAAAGTGGAATTACGTAAAGAGAATACATATGTTATGGATAATGTCATTATGGGTGCTGGAGGTTATCCAGTTGGTATTGGGGGAAAAGCGCTTTTAATGTTATCGGGTGGTATTGATTCTCCAGTCGCTGGATATTTAACAATGAAACGTGGTGTTGATATTGAATGTATTCATTATGCTTCACCGCCATATACAAGTGATTTAGCACGAGAAAAAGTATTGGATCTTGTTGATGTGTTAAGACAATATACACATGGTAAGATAGTTGTTCATATTGTTCCTTTTACTGAACTTCAATTAGCTGTTTATGAACATTGTGAGGAAAGTTATGCTATGACTGTGATGCGTCGTATGATGTATCGCATTGCCCAAGGTGTTGCACAAAAAAATAATTGTTTAGCGATTGTGAATGGTGAAAGTATTGGACAAGTTGCTTCGCAAACATTAGAAAGTATGGCTGTTATTAATAGTGTGATCTCTATGCCTGTTTTGCGTCCAGTTGCTTGTATGGATAAATTAGAAATTATTGA
The sequence above is drawn from the Candidatus Stoquefichus sp. SB1 genome and encodes:
- the thiI gene encoding tRNA uracil 4-sulfurtransferase ThiI, which translates into the protein MECNHILVRFGELTTKGKNRKLFIRKLCQNTKEILKDFSHLRYDLSFDRMYIILNGEDAKAVCEKLKTVFGIHSFSVCYQVESDLEKIKDVCLQIIENNQGQTFKINTKRNDKDYPLHSHDINTAIAGYIFHHTTKDLKVDVHHPDIMIKVELRKENTYVMDNVIMGAGGYPVGIGGKALLMLSGGIDSPVAGYLTMKRGVDIECIHYASPPYTSDLAREKVLDLVDVLRQYTHGKIVVHIVPFTELQLAVYEHCEESYAMTVMRRMMYRIAQGVAQKNNCLAIVNGESIGQVASQTLESMAVINSVISMPVLRPVACMDKLEIIDIANQIGTYDISIRPHEDCCTIFTPKQPATKPKSYKAEAFEEKWDFEKMVQECIDQTSDIVIDDNYKNFENLF